A genomic stretch from Thermomonospora umbrina includes:
- a CDS encoding AAA family ATPase, translated as MKGEMRTIGDRLYRARRRRFVGRDAELKTFRRALEAEVPPFAVMFVHGPGGVGKTALLNAMAALAREAGHATVLLDTRSVDLTRTVRPEPAGERGVLLLDSYERLIAIDDWVREEYLPGLPAGTLVVIGGREPPRPEWVSDHGWRELLLTVPLGNLGPDDGAALLREENVPERLHGHVLRATHGHPLALRLLVDVLSQRGDTGDLAGIDLAEAPDVVRLLLDRFLEGVPTPRHRRALEVCAHALVTTEELLRAALDDDHDPGGLFAWMRTLSFVEERPEGLCPHDLAREVFDADLRWRDGTAHQRLHRRIGDHLVHRLRTSTGAAQRRVLTELTFLRRANPAVRDLVDWSKPACHHTDDMRPEDRADLLAMTERHEGPESAKLAAFWMDRQPEAFVVARGPRGEPAGYGCRLRLDLASPQDVQADPGTRAMWEYARRRRPPAPGEEVAVKRFFVDRERHQRPRSAAGIAIVALLHRRLTSTRLGWDLIGAYSDADAQRDLFRFNGYHRAEEADFVVGGVRHYVYARDFRVGGIDAWLDLLAESETRTGPAAAVPEPSPLAAMSRMEFTSAVRRGLRDLHRPDVLAGNPLNAARTALRHDGGLAGLLREAAESLRSDSRNLKAYRAVDRTYLHPAGTQERAAEVLGLPFSTYRRHLTTGVQRIVDTIWREEMHGLRPPSP; from the coding sequence ATGAAGGGCGAGATGAGAACGATCGGCGATCGGCTGTACCGGGCGCGCCGCCGCCGTTTCGTCGGCCGGGACGCCGAACTGAAGACCTTTCGGAGGGCGCTGGAGGCGGAGGTGCCGCCGTTCGCGGTGATGTTCGTCCACGGGCCGGGCGGTGTCGGGAAGACCGCGCTGCTCAACGCCATGGCGGCGCTCGCGAGGGAGGCCGGCCACGCCACCGTGCTCCTGGACACGCGTTCGGTGGACCTGACGCGGACCGTCCGGCCGGAGCCGGCGGGGGAGCGGGGGGTGCTGCTGCTGGACTCCTACGAGCGGCTCATCGCGATCGACGACTGGGTGCGCGAGGAATACCTGCCGGGGCTGCCCGCCGGGACCCTGGTGGTCATCGGCGGCCGCGAGCCGCCGAGGCCGGAGTGGGTCTCCGACCACGGGTGGCGGGAGCTGCTGCTGACGGTGCCGCTGGGCAATCTCGGCCCGGACGACGGCGCGGCGCTGCTGCGGGAGGAGAACGTGCCCGAACGGCTGCACGGGCACGTGCTCAGGGCGACCCACGGCCATCCGCTGGCACTGCGCCTGCTGGTCGACGTGCTGTCCCAGCGCGGGGACACCGGGGACCTGGCGGGGATCGACCTGGCCGAGGCCCCGGACGTGGTGCGGCTGCTGCTGGACCGTTTCCTGGAGGGGGTGCCGACACCCCGGCACCGCCGCGCCCTGGAGGTGTGCGCCCACGCGCTGGTCACCACGGAGGAGCTGCTCCGGGCGGCCCTGGACGACGATCATGATCCGGGCGGGTTGTTCGCCTGGATGCGGACGCTGTCGTTCGTCGAGGAGCGTCCCGAGGGGCTGTGCCCGCACGACCTGGCCCGCGAGGTGTTCGACGCGGATCTGCGGTGGCGCGACGGCACCGCCCACCAGCGCCTGCACCGGCGGATCGGCGACCATCTGGTGCACCGGCTGCGCACCAGCACCGGGGCGGCGCAGCGGCGGGTCCTGACCGAGCTGACCTTCCTGAGGCGGGCCAACCCGGCCGTGCGCGATCTGGTCGACTGGTCCAAGCCGGCCTGTCATCACACCGACGACATGCGTCCGGAGGACCGGGCGGACCTGCTGGCGATGACGGAACGGCACGAGGGGCCCGAGTCGGCGAAGCTGGCGGCGTTCTGGATGGACCGGCAGCCCGAGGCGTTCGTCGTCGCCCGAGGTCCGCGGGGGGAGCCGGCCGGCTACGGCTGTCGGCTGCGCCTGGACCTGGCGTCGCCCCAAGACGTGCAGGCCGATCCCGGCACCCGCGCGATGTGGGAGTACGCACGGCGGCGGCGTCCACCCGCGCCGGGCGAGGAGGTGGCCGTCAAGCGCTTCTTCGTGGACCGAGAACGGCACCAGCGCCCACGCAGCGCGGCCGGGATCGCGATCGTCGCCCTCCTGCACCGGCGGCTGACCAGCACCCGGCTGGGCTGGGACCTGATCGGCGCGTACAGCGACGCCGACGCCCAGCGCGACCTGTTCCGCTTCAACGGTTACCACCGAGCCGAGGAGGCCGACTTCGTGGTGGGCGGCGTGCGTCACTACGTGTACGCGCGCGACTTCCGGGTCGGCGGCATCGACGCCTGGCTGGATCTCCTGGCGGAGAGCGAGACGCGGACCGGGCCCGCGGCCGCCGTTCCCGAGCCGTCGCCGCTCGCGGCGATGTCGCGCATGGAGTTCACCTCGGCGGTGCGCCGGGGGTTGCGCGACCTGCACCGACCCGATGTGCTCGCCGGCAATCCGCTCAACGCCGCCCGGACGGCGCTCCGTCACGACGGCGGCCTGGCGGGCCTGCTGCGGGAGGCCGCCGAGTCGTTGCGGTCCGATTCCCGCAACCTCAAGGCGTACCGCGCCGTGGACCGCACCTACCTGCACCCGGCCGGCACGCAGGAACGGGCGGCGGAGGTGCTGGGCCTGCCGTTCAGCACCTACCGCCGCCATCTGACCACCGGCGTGCAGCGCATCGTCGACACGATCTGGCGGGAGGAGATGCACGGCCTTCGACCGCCGTCCCCCTGA
- a CDS encoding ABC transporter substrate-binding protein: MQRLFRALAIGCTAVVTLSAAACGGSVDDQNNGGSGGGQGGGGAITVATARGPVALAKPATRVVSLEWVHTEELLALGVTPVGNADGKTYGEWVTAPGAALPAGVADVGTRQEPSLEKIRALSPDLIVVDEERSKNSYDQLKAIAPVVSFTYTDKPQLRHLKTTFTELAKAVGKEQRAAEVFARIDTTATAVRARLTKAGKAGSEYALAMGFSLNGTPTIRLLGDDALAAQVLNLAGLKNGWKGKPDAWGMTTVGVEGLTKVPASATFLYTANPKDDPFTGELKDNAVWKDLGFVKGGRVTPIDPGTWYFGGPLSAVHLLEEAAKAFKS; this comes from the coding sequence ATGCAGAGGCTGTTCCGCGCGCTCGCGATCGGCTGCACCGCCGTCGTCACACTGAGCGCCGCGGCCTGCGGCGGCAGCGTCGACGACCAGAACAACGGCGGCTCGGGCGGCGGCCAGGGCGGCGGAGGGGCGATCACCGTCGCCACCGCCCGCGGCCCGGTCGCGCTCGCCAAGCCCGCCACCAGGGTGGTCTCGCTCGAATGGGTGCACACCGAGGAACTGCTGGCCCTCGGCGTCACACCCGTCGGCAACGCCGACGGCAAGACCTACGGGGAGTGGGTCACCGCGCCCGGCGCCGCGCTCCCGGCGGGTGTCGCCGACGTTGGAACGCGGCAGGAACCCAGCCTGGAGAAGATCCGCGCGCTGTCCCCCGACCTGATCGTCGTGGACGAGGAACGCTCCAAGAACAGCTATGACCAGCTCAAGGCCATCGCGCCGGTGGTGTCCTTCACCTACACCGACAAGCCGCAGCTCCGGCACCTCAAGACCACCTTCACCGAGCTGGCCAAGGCCGTCGGCAAGGAGCAGAGGGCCGCCGAGGTGTTCGCGCGGATCGACACCACCGCGACCGCCGTCCGCGCGCGCCTGACGAAGGCGGGCAAGGCGGGTTCGGAGTACGCCCTGGCCATGGGCTTCAGCCTCAACGGCACGCCGACCATCCGCCTCCTCGGCGATGACGCGCTGGCCGCCCAGGTGCTCAACCTCGCCGGGTTGAAGAACGGCTGGAAGGGCAAGCCCGACGCCTGGGGCATGACCACCGTCGGCGTGGAGGGGCTCACCAAGGTGCCCGCCTCCGCCACGTTCCTCTACACCGCCAACCCCAAGGACGACCCGTTCACCGGCGAGCTGAAGGACAACGCCGTCTGGAAGGACCTCGGCTTCGTCAAGGGCGGCCGGGTGACGCCGATCGACCCCGGCACCTGGTACTTCGGCGGCCCGCTGTCGGCCGTGCACCTGCTGGAAGAGGCCGCCAAGGCGTTCAAGTCCTGA
- a CDS encoding LysR family transcriptional regulator: MERQTPPTVNQLRIFLALTEELHFGRTAARLFISQPALSKQILALERTLGVKLLERGGRAVRITEAGEAVRHEARAVIEAVHRLQRVADEHARTPKAHVVVGTVGAEAAMPHFQAVMAELRRLSPGVSVESRLLDLVDQFRALERGAVDVVFCRPPVPNGISVLHLTTEPRVVCLPAADPLAADPAVSLSQLGRFDVVSFPPECSQEWRDFWSVVPRPDGTTVRYGPIVRDVETMLAVIGRGESIAFLPAAARTLFPRPGVAYRDVTDLPPCTSGLAWLAERNDPGVTAVHRAARSAFPHARRSASPHRDGSA, translated from the coding sequence ATGGAACGGCAGACGCCACCCACCGTCAACCAACTGCGAATATTCCTGGCCCTGACAGAAGAGCTGCACTTCGGCCGGACCGCGGCGCGCCTGTTCATCAGTCAACCCGCGCTCAGCAAGCAGATCCTCGCGCTGGAGCGGACCCTCGGGGTCAAACTGCTGGAACGCGGCGGCCGGGCCGTGCGGATCACCGAGGCCGGCGAGGCGGTGCGGCACGAGGCCCGGGCGGTGATCGAGGCCGTGCACCGGCTGCAGCGCGTGGCCGACGAGCACGCGCGCACGCCCAAGGCGCACGTGGTCGTCGGCACCGTCGGCGCGGAGGCGGCGATGCCCCACTTCCAGGCCGTCATGGCGGAGCTGCGCCGTCTCAGCCCCGGCGTGAGCGTCGAGTCGCGGCTGCTGGACCTGGTGGACCAGTTCCGCGCCCTGGAACGCGGAGCGGTCGACGTGGTCTTCTGCAGGCCCCCCGTACCGAACGGCATCTCCGTCCTGCACCTGACCACCGAGCCGCGGGTCGTCTGCCTTCCCGCCGCCGACCCCCTGGCCGCCGACCCCGCGGTGTCGCTGAGCCAACTGGGGCGCTTCGACGTCGTGTCCTTTCCCCCGGAATGTTCACAGGAATGGCGCGACTTCTGGTCCGTCGTCCCACGGCCGGACGGCACGACGGTGCGTTACGGCCCCATCGTCAGAGACGTCGAGACAATGCTGGCCGTCATAGGCCGGGGTGAGTCCATCGCCTTTCTCCCCGCCGCGGCCCGCACCCTTTTCCCCCGCCCGGGCGTCGCCTATCGAGATGTGACCGATCTGCCACCGTGCACCTCGGGCCTCGCCTGGCTCGCCGAACGGAACGACCCCGGGGTCACGGCCGTCCACCGCGCCGCCCGCTCGGCGTTCCCCCACGCACGACGATCGGCGTCGCCGCACCGCGACGGATCGGCGTAG
- a CDS encoding response regulator has translation MIRILLADDDPLVRATLRALLNAEPGCAVVGETANGHQTVAAARSLRPDLVLMDVRMPGHDGLHATREITSWEPPRPRVLILTTFDLDDVVDNAIAAGADGFLLKRATPDELTAAVRTVASGHALLAPQITRRLLRSLAARPRPPALPSPLTPRESAILRSLAAGLSNAEIAAAHHLSPETVKSHIKSILAKLDVRDRTQAAIWAHRTGFTEAP, from the coding sequence GTGATCCGGATCCTGCTCGCCGACGACGACCCCCTCGTCCGCGCCACGCTCCGCGCCCTGCTGAACGCCGAACCCGGATGCGCCGTCGTCGGGGAGACCGCCAACGGCCATCAGACGGTCGCCGCCGCCCGCTCCCTGCGGCCCGACCTCGTGCTCATGGACGTCCGCATGCCGGGCCACGACGGCCTGCACGCCACCCGCGAGATCACCTCCTGGGAGCCGCCCCGTCCCCGCGTCCTCATCCTCACCACCTTCGACCTCGACGACGTGGTCGACAACGCCATCGCCGCCGGCGCCGACGGGTTCCTCCTCAAACGCGCCACCCCGGACGAGCTCACGGCCGCCGTCCGCACCGTCGCGTCCGGCCACGCCCTCCTGGCGCCCCAGATCACCCGCCGACTCCTGCGCAGCCTGGCCGCCCGACCCCGTCCACCCGCCCTTCCCAGCCCCTTGACGCCCCGGGAGTCGGCGATCCTCCGTTCCCTGGCGGCCGGCCTGTCCAACGCCGAGATCGCCGCCGCCCACCACCTCTCCCCCGAGACCGTGAAGTCGCACATCAAGAGCATCCTCGCCAAGCTCGACGTCCGCGACCGCACCCAGGCCGCCATCTGGGCCCACCGCACCGGCTTCACCGAGGCGCCCTGA
- a CDS encoding DUF2306 domain-containing protein, with the protein MKKTAGLWWLALSAAAIAVYAPFPYLTESLDALAADDTGLASNYAGRPLWVRAALYVHIVAGGLVLLLSPVQLSSRLRGRLPRLHRVCGRVVLLAIVPGAVAGLLISPFNLAGPIGTAGFGLLALVWLAVAVAAHRAARRRDFRAHRRWALRVFALTYAGVTLRLWLIVLILAQPGTDHEVAFDRAYLIVPFLSWVPNLLLAEFLLRRGSAPRSRGRALDLDLARG; encoded by the coding sequence ATGAAGAAGACAGCCGGGCTGTGGTGGCTGGCGCTGAGCGCCGCGGCGATCGCCGTCTACGCCCCTTTCCCCTACCTGACCGAGTCCCTGGACGCCCTCGCGGCCGACGACACGGGTCTGGCCTCCAACTACGCCGGACGTCCGCTCTGGGTGAGGGCGGCGCTCTACGTCCACATCGTCGCCGGCGGTCTGGTGCTGCTGTTGAGCCCCGTCCAGCTCTCCTCCCGCCTGCGGGGCCGCCTCCCCCGACTCCATCGGGTCTGCGGGCGGGTCGTCCTGCTCGCCATCGTTCCCGGCGCGGTCGCCGGTCTCCTCATCAGCCCGTTCAATCTGGCGGGCCCGATCGGCACCGCCGGTTTCGGTCTGCTGGCGCTCGTGTGGCTCGCCGTCGCCGTGGCCGCCCATCGGGCCGCCCGGCGTCGGGACTTCCGGGCGCACCGTCGATGGGCGCTGCGCGTGTTCGCCCTCACCTACGCCGGCGTCACCCTGCGCCTGTGGCTGATCGTCCTCATCCTCGCCCAGCCCGGCACCGACCACGAGGTCGCCTTCGACCGCGCCTACCTGATCGTCCCCTTCCTGTCCTGGGTCCCCAACCTCCTCCTCGCCGAGTTCCTCCTCCGCCGGGGCTCCGCGCCCCGTTCGCGCGGGCGTGCGCTTGACCTCGACCTTGCTCGAGGTTGA
- a CDS encoding iron ABC transporter permease has translation MTTKAAAVPRRSTTLLVSGVAALALLGVAVLHLGLGAAGVGVGDVLNAVRGDADEHTRAVLVGSRIPRTLAGLVAGVALGVSGALIQGAKRNPLAAPETLGANAGAYLAVTALLFTGANAGLLGTGFAAFAGALLAVGLVYLLLAGGLATPGKVLLAGTTVQLAATAVAEFLQMLDERRTQGVFFWGNGTLLQAGPDRPLAIGAVVALAVPVALLLARPLDLMALGDQTAEALGVRVARVRLAVLTLAVLLAAAAVTVAGPIGFVGLVAPVAARLLGVRAHAVLLPLAGALGAALLLAADAAAQIVRPPSAGYGELPVGVITALVGGPVFILLARRVATGDADTGAAVTAASPGRLRFPAVLGLGLAALVVAVVVGLRVGDVGIGWARLAAVLTGSGDAMAESVVSYRFPRIMVAAVSGACLAVAGVAVQSVVRNPLAEPSLVGVTGGASAGAVLVILVIPAAPAIMLPIAAAAGGALALALVVLIARRGGGLDPTRVVLVGIGMAATTMALTYVMVSSAQMNIASALTWLAGSTYARDYDSLVWLVVPVLTAIAVTASARAVDLLDLGDDLPRSLGLSLGRARLMVLAAAAALAAGTAAAVGAIGFVGLVAPHLARRIAGNGTARVAPMAAVLGAVLVVIADAVGRSLLAPSEIPVGVVTALIGTPYLVWLLRRTPHA, from the coding sequence ATGACCACGAAGGCCGCAGCCGTCCCACGCCGCTCGACGACGCTCCTCGTGAGCGGCGTGGCCGCGCTCGCCCTGCTCGGGGTGGCCGTCCTCCACCTCGGCCTGGGCGCCGCCGGGGTCGGGGTGGGCGACGTCCTGAACGCCGTGCGGGGCGACGCCGACGAGCACACGAGGGCGGTGCTCGTCGGCAGCCGCATCCCGCGAACGCTCGCCGGGCTCGTCGCCGGCGTCGCCCTCGGCGTCTCGGGAGCCCTGATCCAGGGCGCCAAGCGCAACCCGCTCGCCGCGCCCGAGACCCTGGGCGCCAACGCGGGCGCGTACCTCGCGGTGACCGCGCTGCTGTTCACCGGCGCGAACGCCGGGCTGCTCGGCACCGGCTTCGCCGCGTTCGCCGGGGCGCTGCTCGCCGTCGGCCTCGTCTACCTGCTCCTCGCGGGCGGCCTGGCCACGCCGGGCAAGGTGCTCCTCGCGGGGACGACCGTGCAGCTCGCCGCGACCGCGGTCGCCGAGTTCCTGCAGATGCTCGACGAACGACGGACCCAGGGCGTCTTCTTCTGGGGGAACGGCACCCTGCTGCAGGCCGGGCCGGACCGGCCGCTGGCGATCGGGGCCGTGGTCGCCCTCGCCGTTCCGGTGGCGTTGCTGCTGGCTCGGCCGCTCGACCTGATGGCGTTGGGCGACCAGACCGCCGAGGCGCTGGGAGTGCGGGTCGCGCGGGTCCGCTTGGCCGTCCTGACGCTCGCGGTGCTGCTCGCGGCGGCCGCGGTGACCGTCGCGGGCCCGATCGGCTTCGTCGGCCTGGTCGCCCCGGTGGCGGCCCGGCTCCTGGGCGTCCGGGCCCACGCCGTACTGCTCCCGCTCGCCGGGGCGCTGGGCGCCGCCCTGCTGCTCGCCGCCGACGCCGCCGCGCAGATCGTCCGGCCACCGTCGGCGGGATACGGCGAACTGCCGGTCGGAGTGATCACGGCGCTGGTGGGCGGACCGGTGTTCATCCTGCTGGCCCGGCGCGTGGCCACCGGCGACGCCGACACCGGGGCCGCCGTCACCGCCGCCTCCCCGGGACGACTGCGGTTCCCGGCGGTCCTCGGCCTCGGGCTGGCGGCCCTGGTCGTCGCCGTCGTCGTCGGTCTGCGGGTCGGCGACGTCGGCATCGGCTGGGCTCGGCTCGCCGCCGTCCTGACCGGATCCGGCGACGCGATGGCGGAGTCCGTGGTCTCCTATCGGTTCCCGCGCATCATGGTGGCGGCGGTGTCCGGCGCATGCCTGGCCGTCGCCGGAGTGGCCGTCCAGTCCGTCGTGCGCAACCCCTTGGCCGAACCGTCCCTCGTCGGCGTCACCGGCGGGGCGTCGGCCGGTGCCGTGCTGGTCATCCTCGTGATCCCGGCGGCTCCCGCGATCATGCTGCCGATTGCCGCCGCCGCCGGCGGGGCCCTGGCCCTGGCCCTGGTGGTCCTCATCGCCCGTCGCGGCGGGGGGCTCGACCCCACCCGCGTCGTGCTCGTCGGCATCGGCATGGCCGCCACCACCATGGCCCTCACCTACGTCATGGTCAGCAGCGCGCAGATGAACATCGCCTCGGCGCTGACCTGGCTCGCCGGCAGCACCTACGCGCGCGACTACGACTCCCTGGTCTGGCTGGTCGTTCCCGTCCTCACGGCGATCGCCGTCACCGCGTCGGCCCGTGCCGTCGACCTGCTCGACCTCGGTGACGACCTGCCGCGTTCCCTCGGCCTGTCGCTGGGCCGCGCCCGTCTGATGGTGCTGGCGGCCGCCGCGGCCCTCGCCGCCGGAACGGCCGCGGCCGTGGGGGCCATCGGGTTCGTGGGCCTGGTCGCCCCGCACCTCGCCCGCCGGATCGCGGGCAACGGAACGGCCCGGGTCGCACCGATGGCGGCGGTCCTCGGCGCCGTGCTCGTCGTGATCGCCGACGCGGTCGGCCGCTCGCTGCTCGCCCCCTCCGAGATCCCCGTGGGCGTGGTCACCGCGCTGATCGGCACCCCGTACCTCGTGTGGCTGCTCCGACGGACCCCGCACGCCTGA
- a CDS encoding ABC transporter ATP-binding protein — MSGEEPRLVARGLDVGHGGRRVLGSVDLTLRAGEVTVLAGPNGCGKSTLLRTVAGLQPALAGEVRLGGEPLRALSRRDLSRRLAFLPQAPLVPVGVRVRELVRHGRYAHRGAFARHTREDAEAVDWALTVTDAATLADKRLDELSGGERQRAWLATVLAQRADILLLDEPTTYLDLRHQFEVLDVVARLAVEHGIACGVVLHDLMQAAAYGDQILVISDGEVTATGPPDEVLTPETIGRAFGLEVSVVRDAETGHLACFPRRP; from the coding sequence TTGAGCGGGGAAGAGCCGCGACTCGTGGCCCGCGGTCTCGACGTCGGCCACGGGGGCAGGCGCGTGCTCGGCTCCGTGGACCTGACGCTGCGGGCCGGTGAGGTGACCGTGCTGGCCGGGCCCAACGGCTGCGGCAAGTCCACGCTGTTGCGCACCGTGGCGGGACTGCAGCCGGCGCTCGCGGGCGAGGTCCGCCTCGGCGGCGAGCCGCTGCGGGCGCTGTCGCGTCGGGACCTCTCCCGCCGTCTGGCCTTCCTCCCGCAGGCGCCGCTCGTCCCCGTCGGGGTGCGGGTCCGTGAACTGGTCCGGCACGGCAGGTACGCCCATCGCGGCGCGTTCGCCCGGCACACCCGGGAGGACGCCGAGGCCGTCGACTGGGCGCTGACCGTCACCGACGCGGCGACGTTGGCGGACAAGAGGCTGGACGAACTGTCGGGCGGCGAACGCCAGCGGGCGTGGCTGGCGACCGTGCTGGCCCAGCGGGCCGACATCCTGCTCCTGGACGAGCCGACGACCTATCTCGACCTGCGGCACCAGTTCGAGGTCCTCGACGTGGTCGCCCGGCTGGCCGTCGAGCACGGCATCGCCTGCGGGGTCGTGCTCCACGACCTCATGCAGGCCGCCGCGTACGGCGACCAGATCCTGGTCATCTCCGATGGGGAGGTCACCGCGACGGGCCCGCCCGACGAGGTCCTCACCCCGGAGACCATCGGCCGCGCCTTCGGGCTCGAGGTCAGCGTCGTGCGCGACGCCGAGACCGGCCACCTGGCGTGTTTCCCGCGGCGACCGTAG
- a CDS encoding zinc-binding dehydrogenase has protein sequence MRAIQVREFGGPEVLTLEEVPEPVAGPGEVVVEMAAADVIYLDTLLRAGWGGEFFPRGLPHVPGHGGAGRVAAVGEGVDAGWVGRRVVARTSTGYAEKIVAAVEDVIEIPDALGFGEAAAMTHDGVTALMLARDGRIAEGEWVLVTAAAGGAGSLLVQLARDAGARVVAAARGERKLALARELGAEAVVDYSLEGWQRRVREATGGAGADLVFDGVGGDLGRAAFEAVATGGRFVTYGTAGGTFTEIDPQTAERRRVRVHNALAAGPPDRADVREVLTRALALAAQGRIRPAIGATYPLERARDAHLALAERTTVGKSLLLV, from the coding sequence ATGCGGGCGATTCAGGTGCGGGAGTTCGGTGGTCCCGAGGTGCTGACGCTGGAGGAGGTCCCCGAGCCGGTGGCGGGCCCGGGGGAGGTCGTCGTGGAGATGGCCGCCGCCGATGTCATCTACCTCGACACGCTGCTGCGCGCCGGGTGGGGAGGCGAGTTCTTCCCCCGTGGGCTTCCGCACGTGCCGGGGCACGGCGGCGCCGGACGGGTGGCCGCCGTCGGTGAGGGTGTGGACGCGGGATGGGTGGGCCGGCGGGTCGTGGCCCGGACGTCCACCGGGTACGCCGAGAAGATCGTCGCCGCCGTCGAGGACGTGATCGAGATCCCCGACGCGCTGGGCTTCGGCGAGGCGGCGGCGATGACGCACGACGGTGTCACCGCGTTGATGCTGGCGCGCGACGGACGGATCGCCGAGGGCGAGTGGGTGCTGGTGACCGCCGCGGCCGGCGGCGCGGGTTCGTTGCTCGTACAACTGGCGCGCGATGCCGGGGCCCGGGTCGTCGCGGCGGCGCGCGGCGAACGCAAGCTGGCCCTGGCGCGGGAGCTGGGCGCGGAGGCGGTCGTCGACTACTCGCTGGAGGGATGGCAGCGACGGGTGCGGGAGGCGACCGGAGGCGCGGGAGCGGACCTGGTCTTCGACGGCGTGGGCGGCGACCTGGGCCGGGCGGCGTTCGAGGCGGTCGCCACGGGCGGCCGGTTCGTCACCTACGGCACCGCCGGCGGAACGTTCACCGAGATCGATCCGCAGACGGCCGAGCGGCGGCGGGTGCGGGTGCACAACGCGCTGGCGGCGGGGCCGCCCGACCGGGCCGACGTCCGCGAGGTGCTCACGCGGGCGCTGGCCCTGGCGGCCCAGGGACGGATCCGCCCGGCCATCGGCGCGACCTACCCGTTGGAGCGCGCCCGGGACGCCCACCTCGCGCTCGCCGAACGTACGACGGTCGGCAAGTCGCTGCTGCTCGTCTGA
- a CDS encoding sensor histidine kinase, whose protein sequence is MRIWLSGGLMVLSVAVGLASPVPSPYRGPDVPGVVLCMLAALCLLWLRSHPLRVLIAACAALLVNAAAGYPGTLVHWPLWIALFGCFAEYGDARRRAVCGAVFATAFGGFLLLDRDPFDSLPGIAMGLLITTFGGDALHSRRAYTAESAARVLLEERARLARELHDAVGHSVNVMVMQAAVGQRVFDGDPAFGHDALRHIEALGRSALTELDRLVHALDDPSAMVDLQALADRVRAAGRELDLDVGAVDLEPDGANALNRIIQEAVTNALRHTEAGRIRLSLAQSGGRVRLEVLSEGSGPTAAPSGRGLANMRHRAALQGGALDAGPTDDGFLVRATLPARS, encoded by the coding sequence ATGCGGATATGGCTGTCGGGCGGGCTGATGGTCCTGTCGGTGGCGGTGGGCCTCGCCTCCCCGGTGCCCTCGCCCTACCGGGGGCCCGACGTCCCCGGTGTGGTGCTGTGCATGCTGGCGGCGCTCTGCCTGCTGTGGCTTCGCAGCCACCCCCTGCGGGTCCTCATCGCGGCCTGCGCGGCCCTGCTCGTCAACGCGGCGGCCGGATACCCGGGCACGCTCGTTCACTGGCCGCTGTGGATCGCGCTGTTCGGCTGCTTCGCCGAGTACGGGGACGCGCGCCGCCGGGCGGTGTGCGGCGCGGTGTTCGCGACCGCCTTCGGCGGCTTCCTGCTGCTGGATCGCGACCCCTTCGACTCGTTGCCGGGCATCGCCATGGGGCTGCTCATCACGACCTTCGGCGGCGACGCCCTGCACAGCCGCCGCGCCTACACCGCCGAGTCGGCGGCGCGCGTCCTGTTGGAGGAGCGCGCCCGGTTGGCCCGCGAACTGCACGACGCCGTCGGCCACTCGGTCAACGTGATGGTGATGCAGGCCGCCGTCGGGCAGCGGGTATTCGACGGCGACCCCGCCTTCGGCCACGACGCGCTGCGGCACATCGAGGCCCTCGGCCGCAGCGCCCTCACCGAACTGGACCGGCTCGTCCACGCCCTCGACGACCCGTCCGCGATGGTGGACCTGCAGGCCCTGGCCGACCGCGTCCGCGCCGCCGGCCGCGAGCTGGACCTCGACGTCGGCGCGGTCGACCTGGAGCCCGACGGCGCCAACGCGTTGAACCGCATCATCCAGGAGGCCGTCACCAACGCGCTCCGCCACACCGAGGCCGGCCGCATCCGGCTGAGCCTCGCCCAGTCCGGCGGCCGGGTGCGTCTGGAGGTCCTCAGCGAGGGATCCGGCCCCACCGCCGCCCCGTCCGGCCGCGGCCTGGCCAACATGCGGCACCGCGCCGCCCTCCAGGGCGGCGCGCTCGACGCCGGCCCCACCGACGACGGCTTCCTGGTCCGCGCGACCCTCCCCGCCCGCTCGTGA